A single Clostridia bacterium DNA region contains:
- a CDS encoding endonuclease produces the protein GQGELGDGGISAIVNHPFLGSLPLLLETTVEKYQDYAGEIRRVLELRNTQA, from the coding sequence TTGGTCAAGGCGAGCTCGGGGATGGCGGCATCAGCGCCATTGTCAATCACCCCTTCCTAGGCTCGCTACCGCTACTGCTTGAGACCACCGTAGAGAAATACCAGGACTACGCTGGGGAAATTCGCCGAGTCTTGGAGCTAAGGAATACCCAGGCTTAG